The following are from one region of the Stigmatella ashevillena genome:
- a CDS encoding DUF1501 domain-containing protein, which translates to MKKNPTPPSPGRRNLLKAAAGFMGASVFGGLPFRAFADATNLAPPDRCFIFVYFNGGWDQLLAFDPKDPDVFTPERVTSTQILPGYNLINDARFESRPLVPEKNGVLSNIHFGPAVGRLSNHFDLMSVVRGINMNTLGHEVGYRYFLTGKQPIGSAARGSSTATEIVGQFKPAVPIPSVAYNIETYNDRYPGQANALRVSRSADLLLTLSPSTRTLDSDIEKELLDFRGQPISCEAAAYGARGVGQTYATSQDQMRSVLSNRLDNAFRFERPEHAELRQKYGLPGSGPYDNEAGRAALVATALKQGISQCVTINMTGGLDTHFGTQLTHANNQRRGFDALATLVDDLRASNHPSGGNFMDHTTIMVFSEFSRTPTINTSGGRDHHLSNSCLLMGAGVKHNFVLGRSGDIGMSPGTFDLRTGASDPRGENILPEHIIATVLASANLDYSITRVDPLRPLLA; encoded by the coding sequence ATGAAGAAGAACCCAACTCCCCCCAGCCCTGGACGCCGCAACCTCCTCAAGGCCGCCGCCGGTTTCATGGGGGCCAGCGTCTTCGGAGGCCTGCCCTTCCGTGCCTTCGCCGACGCGACGAACCTGGCGCCGCCGGACCGCTGCTTCATCTTCGTGTACTTCAACGGTGGCTGGGATCAGCTGCTGGCGTTCGACCCGAAGGACCCGGACGTGTTCACGCCGGAGCGGGTCACCAGCACGCAGATCCTCCCGGGCTACAACCTCATCAACGACGCGCGCTTCGAGTCGCGGCCGTTGGTGCCGGAGAAGAACGGCGTCCTCTCCAACATCCACTTCGGTCCCGCGGTGGGTCGGCTGTCGAACCACTTCGACCTGATGTCGGTGGTGCGCGGCATCAACATGAACACGCTGGGCCACGAGGTGGGCTACCGCTACTTCCTCACGGGAAAGCAGCCCATCGGCAGCGCGGCGCGCGGCTCGTCCACCGCCACGGAGATCGTCGGGCAGTTCAAGCCCGCGGTGCCCATCCCCTCGGTCGCCTACAACATCGAGACGTACAATGACCGCTACCCCGGCCAGGCCAACGCCCTGCGGGTGAGCCGCTCGGCGGACCTGCTGCTGACGCTGTCGCCCAGCACCCGGACGCTGGACAGCGACATCGAGAAGGAGCTGCTGGACTTCCGGGGCCAGCCCATCTCCTGCGAGGCGGCGGCCTACGGGGCGCGTGGGGTGGGGCAGACGTACGCGACGAGCCAGGACCAGATGCGCTCGGTGCTCTCCAACCGGCTGGACAACGCGTTTCGCTTCGAGCGGCCCGAGCACGCCGAGCTGCGCCAGAAGTACGGCCTGCCGGGCTCGGGGCCCTACGACAACGAGGCGGGCCGCGCGGCGCTGGTGGCCACCGCCCTCAAGCAGGGCATCAGCCAGTGCGTCACCATCAACATGACGGGCGGCCTGGACACGCACTTCGGCACCCAGCTCACCCACGCCAACAACCAGCGCCGCGGCTTCGACGCGCTGGCCACGCTGGTGGACGACCTCCGGGCAAGCAACCATCCGTCCGGGGGCAACTTCATGGACCACACCACCATCATGGTGTTCTCCGAGTTCTCCCGCACCCCGACCATCAACACCTCGGGGGGACGCGACCACCACCTCTCCAACAGCTGCCTGCTCATGGGGGCAGGGGTGAAGCACAACTTCGTGCTGGGCCGCAGCGGTGACATCGGCATGTCCCCGGGCACGTTTGACCTTCGGACCGGAGCATCGGATCCTCGGGGGGAAAACATCCTGCCCGAGCACATCATCGCCACGGTGCTGGCTTCGGCGAACCTCGACTACAGCATCACCCGGGTGGATCCCCTGCGGCCCCTCCTGGCCTGA